The following are from one region of the Neurospora crassa OR74A linkage group III, whole genome shotgun sequence genome:
- a CDS encoding chromosome condensation protein, whose amino-acid sequence MMTAPSDTEGYTGGQGDSPDSPDRNRQRNLVDDHNHNQGQDDGYSQGHVTGTGLHPLHQSQGRYPRASSRRASAAPLNYDVPDDYAHLEASNISPVQNPDEDPITRLDTLERVRTRDRDYLREQRRKPLPPPQEPESSAEDYEREKQAGVVAKRQKVSRLATELYTISYLIFFSLLGTLARLGLQALTSAYPQSPIIFPSIWPNFAGCVVMGFLAEDRMLFRPDWGQQQPNPKKDDDDDEEAKDIDPAAAKKAHMALKKTIPLYVGLATGFCGSFTSFSSFIRDIYLALSNDLAAHGSSAAPVSRNGGYSFMALLAVTITTISLSLSGLFAGAHLAIAIATLFTRFDLGLPYTFVSRILDRLIVLLGFGCWLGAVLLSIWPPDRHSAQPEKERWRGTATFALVFAPLGCLTRFYASAHLNGRLPSFPLGTFVVNMLGTAVLGMAWDLNHVPSLGGVVGCQVLQGVADGFCGCLTTVSTWVSELAALRRRHAYVYGGASVGGGLALMVVVMGSLRWTEGFGEVKCIS is encoded by the coding sequence ATGATGACCGCCCCGAGCGATACCGAGGGATACACTGGAGGGCAAGGAGATTCCCCTGATTCACCCGACCGCAACCGTCAGCGCAACCTCGTCGACGACCACAATCACAATCAAGGACAAGATGATGGATACAGCCAGGGACATGTAACCGGGACAGGGTTACATCCGCTTCACCAGTCACAAGGCCGTTACCCTCGCGCCTCTTCGCGCCGTGCCTCAGCCGCGCCCCTCAACTACGATGTGCCAGACGACTATGCACACCTCGAGGCATCCAATATATCGCCAGTCCAGAATCCAGACGAGGATCCCATCACTCGCCTTGACACTCTAGAGCGGGTCAGGACTCGCGATAGGGACTACCTTCGGGAACAAAGACGGaaaccactaccaccaccacaagaGCCCGAGTCATCAGCAGAAGACTACGAAAGAGAAAAGCAAGCCGGTGTCGTTGCCAAAAGACAAAAAGTCTCGCGCCTCGCCACCGAACTCTACACCATCTCGtacctcatcttcttctccctcctcggcACCCTCGCCAGACTGGGCCTACAAGCCCTCACCTCTGCCTACCCACAATCACCCATTATCTTCCCCTCGATATGGCCCAACTTTGCCGGCTGTGTGGTTATGGGCTTCCTGGCTGAGGATCGCATGCTCTTCCGGCCAGACTGgggccaacaacaacctaaCCCCAaaaaagacgacgacgatgatgaagaagccaAGGACATCgacccagcagcagccaagaaAGCTCACATGGCCCTGAAAAAGACCATCCCGCTCTACGTCGGTCTCGCAACCGGCTTCTGCGGCTCTTttacttccttctcctccttcatccgGGACATCTACTTGGCGCTTTCCAACGACCTCGCTGCCCATGGTAGTAGTGCTGCCCCCGTCTCCCGAAACGGCGGTTACTCCTTCATGGCCCTCCTCGCCGTCACTATAACCaccatctccctctccctctctggCCTTTTTGCGGGTGCCCacctcgccatcgccatcgccaccCTCTTCACCCGTTTCGATTTGGGTCTGCCCTACACGTTCGTTAGCCGCATCCTCGACCGTCTCATCGTCCTTTTGGGATTCGGCTGCTGGCTAGGCGCCGTGTTGCTGAGTATCTGGCCACCTGACCGCCACTCTGCTCAACCAGAAAAAGAGCGCTGGCGCGGCACGGCAACCTTTGCCCTCGTCTTTGCCCCCTTGGGCTGTCTCACGCGGTTCTACGCCTCGGCGCATCTCAACGGACGGCTGCCCAGTTTTCCGTTGGGGACTTTTGTGGTGAACATGCTAGGCACGGCGGTCTTGGGCATGGCGTGGGATTTGAACCATGTGCCGAGTTTGGGAGGAGTGGTGGGGTGTCAGGTGCTGCAGGGTGTGGCCGACGGGTTTTGCGGGTGCTTGACGACGGTGTCCACGTGGGTTTCCGAGTTGGCGGCGTTGAGGCGGAGACATGCCTATGTTTATGGGGGTGCGAGTGTGGGCGGGGGTTTGGcgttgatggtggttgtTATGGGGAGTTTGCGGTGGACGGAGGGGTTTGGTGAGGTAAAGTGTATTTCTTGA